The Nitrospirota bacterium DNA segment TCCTTCTACACAGGACTCGGCAAGCGGGAAGCCGGACGCCACGAATGGCAGGTCTATCGATCTGACGATCTCCGGTGCCAGCCGCCGCTCACACAGGAATTGCGCTGCGAGGAGCGTCTGGAGTTCACGCGGCCCTGTTCATACGAAATGATCGAGGGGCTGGATGAGCGCGCCGTCGTCATACATTACGGCGAGGCCTGCTCGTTGAATATCAGTTCAGGCGGAATGCTGCTGATGATGGATCAGGCCCCCCGCGTGCGGCAGTTGATCGAGATTCATACGACGATCTCCAAGCGGCGCCACGCCTTGATGCTGTTTGAAGTCCGGTGGACCCGCCCGATCCGAAACGGAAACGACATCGACGGCTATCTTGTGGGTTGCAAGCTGACTTTCGGCCCCTGTCCGTACTTTCTTTTTCAGCGTGATCGGGTTCAGGAGAGCGCGTGAGCATCCGTTCGGCCTTCGGCTTCTGACGGTGCGTGGCCGCCGGTCCCCGTCGGTTCTTCGGCAAGCCCCCGAGTTTCCGATACCGCCTGAGTGCGCGATAATGTCGGGCATGCAGCACCGGGGTGTCATTACTCTGCTGATTGCGGTCCCCTGTTTCCTCGCGTTGCTGGCCTGTGACTGGGTGGCCGTTGTCATCGTGGGTCATCGAGTCTACCGCCTGGTGCCGTGGCACGATTTCGCCCGGGGCATGGTCCAGGACCTGGGATTGACGGCGGTCTATGCGCTGACGGTCACACCGCGTGTCAGCGGGGTCGTGGCGGCATATCCGGAAAAAGCGCGGCGCATCTGCCTGATTATGCTGGGGCTGGGGCTAGCCTGGTATGAGGTCGTCTGCGCCTGGGTGACTCGGGTGTTGGACGCGCCGCCGGATCTTGTCATGAGCGTGATTATTCTGTTTGTCATTCCCGTGCTCTTGGCGCCTTGGTACGTGCGCTGGCTGAAAGGATGGTTGCGAGAGGAGGAGTAAGAGGCATATACCCACCCAAAACGCTCTGAGGCATCTTGCCACAGCTAAGGCGCATGCCGTCCCGGTTCTGGACCCCCCTTCTGATTTTCATCATACCTCCGGTTCACAGGAGCATGAAAAATCGATGGCTTTGCTCTGGCATATTGCTTGCCTATCGGAGATAATTAAAAAGGAACTGCAGAAGGCTGTGTCAGCCGGGCAGTAAGACATCAGAAGCCAAGCCGACACTCTCAACAAGAAAAATGCTGTCCTCGGAAATGGCGAGAACAACGGTCAGAGCAAGATCGGCAACCGCCGACACAGGCGCCTGAAATGCCTTATGCCGTGGAAGCTGAAGGAATCCGATCCCTATGACAACCGGTGTAAAAAGTAAGCGCTTCTGGAGGCTCATGATCGGCGTTGCGGCGGCCCTTCTGCTGGCTCTCACGGCAATTGTCCCAGAGGCCGGCGCCTTAACAGGCTCACGAGAACAACTGATCCCGATCCTCGGAGTGACGATGGGACGCGCACCAGAAGGAACCGTGGCTTACCTGCACTTGTCGTTCGAGGAACGGCGGGACCGGAACGGCCTGGTGATGCAGTTCATGAACAAGCCTGGTCGCTTTTCGCGCATGGCGCAGACCGCCGTCGAACAGGCCGTCTACCGAGTGGCCCAACAGTTGAATTTGTCCACTGACTCTTGGACCGTCGTTCTGACAGTTCCCTATGAGGGGATCACGGTGTACGGAGACAGCCTCTCGGCCATGGTCGCGCTGAGCGTGGCGGCGATGGCGAATGGCGAGTTCGTCGAGCCGGATCGCGTCATGACCGGGACGGTCAAACCGGACGGCCAGATCGGTGTGGTCACGGCCGTGCCTCTTAAGATCGAAGCGGCCTATGAAGCGCGCTTGCAACGGGTGATTGTACCCGAAGAACTGGACGTATCCGACTCGGACTGGCGGACGCCGTTCCTGTTACAAGTCTCTCCCGTCGCATCAGTAAAGCAGGCCTATGCCGCGCTAACTAACCATGCCCCCGTTCCGTAAGCGGATGTCTGTCGCGACTGCGACCAGTCCCTCACTTCTTCCGATTCCCGGCCCCCGCCCAGCGCTTTGAACAGGCTGACCATGTCGGTGAGACGGGCGCGCTCGGTCTGCACGAGCTGCTGCTCGGCGGCCGGCACGGTGCGCTGCGCATGAGCGCGTCCAGATAGGTCACGAGTCCCTTCCGGGAGCGCACCTCCGCCAACGAGACCGCCGCCTGTTTCGACGTGCCGGTCGCCGGAAGCCAGCCCACTTGAAAGCCGGGCGAAGCGGGGTCGAGAAGGGCTTCAGACACCGGAGCGAAGCTCTCCGTAGAGGGGCTGTACACAAAAAGAGTCCGGTTTTGTCGCATCGAAAGCGCCGAACCAGAATGCCGGACAGGGTTTCGTCGAA contains these protein-coding regions:
- a CDS encoding S16 family serine protease; the protein is MGRAPEGTVAYLHLSFEERRDRNGLVMQFMNKPGRFSRMAQTAVEQAVYRVAQQLNLSTDSWTVVLTVPYEGITVYGDSLSAMVALSVAAMANGEFVEPDRVMTGTVKPDGQIGVVTAVPLKIEAAYEARLQRVIVPEELDVSDSDWRTPFLLQVSPVASVKQAYAALTNHAPVP